Proteins from a genomic interval of Qipengyuania sp. JC766:
- a CDS encoding alpha/beta fold hydrolase, protein MTIRRIIFRGASACAMSFAILSGTPDGMSAFAQETPPQVAETANKRIPVAEFVKQLTMRNTRISPDGKKLAYLTGKDGREVLVVFDLETLEEKPILAAEEARSGGDRTLAGFRWIGNEHVVMTVILREEINGNLGDFRRLVAYDVVSGDLVNQAWRDSGADAGAILDIDHASGTYLLQRDSVANSTERWGFPEVGEVEVDTGKFKRVQRTNPIVRSWSADSRGNLRFGSAYDGDTGKVRILYKGENDSNFKTVYNEADETFTEGPPTPIAFIPGTDMAYATSRHEGHTKVYKLDLTTMKPVETVFETPGFDVQGVVTDDNGKILGYSVFDGERKVEYTDPNLKAIKRMLEDTFGEGEVSLVDYTEDFGMVLFNAGGKQRASGYYSFNTKTGQVQLLNWQRNTLKDAPLNPVRAEWYEASDGTKIQAVVTYPRHRMGEKNLPVVVMPHGGPFGVLSATNSTEPWNQPLAEQGYVVIQPNYRGSGGYGKEFEQLGREPGGYGKRMQDDLNDILTYYGEKGVIDPNRACIMGWSYGGFAAARGAQRDPEIWKCAVAGAGVYDMPLMNKWDADNLGRFSSGFQATSNDPEAISPARHPNGDWAPILIVAAERDARIPMEQARTLVSALRGAGKKEGTDFKYVVQPEGTHNLPYDDVHIEWIEEAYAWLERFNPAYIPEDDGVKPELLSFN, encoded by the coding sequence ATGACGATCAGACGTATTATTTTTCGCGGTGCAAGCGCCTGTGCAATGTCTTTTGCTATATTGTCGGGGACCCCAGATGGAATGTCGGCATTCGCTCAAGAAACGCCGCCTCAGGTTGCAGAAACGGCAAACAAACGAATTCCTGTCGCGGAATTCGTGAAGCAATTAACGATGCGCAACACGAGGATATCTCCAGACGGGAAGAAGCTTGCGTATTTGACAGGGAAGGATGGTCGGGAGGTACTCGTCGTCTTCGATCTTGAAACTCTCGAAGAGAAACCAATCCTCGCTGCCGAAGAGGCTCGGAGCGGTGGCGACCGTACCTTGGCGGGGTTTCGATGGATTGGAAACGAACATGTAGTGATGACCGTCATCCTGCGGGAAGAAATCAATGGGAATCTCGGTGATTTCCGCCGCCTCGTTGCCTACGACGTCGTGTCCGGCGATCTTGTCAATCAGGCTTGGCGCGATTCCGGTGCAGACGCGGGCGCCATTCTCGATATTGATCACGCAAGCGGAACATACCTTCTCCAGCGCGACAGCGTTGCAAACAGCACCGAGAGATGGGGTTTTCCGGAAGTCGGTGAAGTCGAAGTCGATACGGGGAAATTTAAACGCGTGCAGCGGACCAATCCGATTGTTCGGAGTTGGTCGGCCGACTCGCGTGGGAATCTTCGTTTTGGGAGCGCTTACGATGGCGACACGGGCAAAGTTCGCATTTTGTACAAGGGCGAGAACGACAGCAATTTTAAGACAGTATACAACGAAGCGGACGAAACCTTTACGGAAGGGCCTCCTACGCCAATAGCCTTCATTCCTGGGACGGATATGGCCTATGCGACGTCGCGTCATGAGGGTCACACGAAAGTGTACAAACTCGACCTCACAACGATGAAGCCGGTCGAAACGGTCTTCGAAACTCCCGGCTTTGATGTGCAAGGCGTCGTTACCGACGATAATGGAAAAATACTTGGATACAGCGTCTTTGATGGTGAGCGTAAGGTCGAATATACGGATCCAAATCTGAAGGCGATCAAGCGTATGCTGGAGGATACCTTCGGCGAAGGCGAGGTCAGCCTCGTCGATTATACTGAAGATTTTGGCATGGTTCTCTTCAACGCGGGAGGCAAACAGCGTGCCAGCGGATATTACTCATTCAATACCAAAACCGGTCAAGTCCAGCTTTTGAATTGGCAGCGAAATACGCTTAAGGACGCACCGCTCAATCCCGTCCGAGCCGAGTGGTACGAAGCTAGCGACGGAACAAAAATTCAAGCAGTGGTCACGTATCCGCGACATCGCATGGGAGAAAAAAACCTCCCGGTGGTAGTCATGCCCCACGGCGGACCTTTTGGGGTCCTTTCTGCTACGAACAGCACGGAACCGTGGAACCAGCCGCTGGCAGAGCAAGGCTATGTGGTCATTCAACCAAACTATCGTGGTTCTGGAGGCTACGGAAAAGAGTTCGAACAATTGGGTCGCGAGCCTGGCGGTTATGGCAAGCGGATGCAGGATGATCTGAACGATATCCTCACTTACTACGGAGAAAAGGGCGTAATCGATCCTAATCGCGCATGCATTATGGGATGGTCGTATGGGGGCTTCGCTGCTGCCCGCGGCGCGCAACGTGACCCTGAAATTTGGAAATGCGCCGTTGCTGGTGCGGGGGTTTACGACATGCCTTTGATGAATAAGTGGGATGCAGACAATCTCGGTCGATTCAGCAGCGGCTTCCAAGCAACCTCCAACGATCCGGAAGCGATTTCTCCGGCACGCCATCCGAATGGCGATTGGGCCCCGATTCTAATCGTGGCGGCAGAGAGAGACGCACGCATTCCGATGGAGCAGGCTCGAACACTGGTGTCCGCTCTACGAGGTGCCGGAAAGAAAGAAGGAACGGATTTCAAATACGTTGTTCAACCGGAGGGTACGCACAATTTACCTTATGACGATGTCCATATCGAATGGATCGAAGAAGCTTATGCATGGCTGGAACGGTTTAATCCGGCGTATATTCCTGAGGACGATGGAGTTAAGCCAGAGCTTCTCAGCTTCAACTAG
- a CDS encoding GNAT family N-acetyltransferase has product MSADAQVPNPFFTEWGLRPALDALDPKSSVKLASLFSGQQLSGLMPLAFRGDYYGYPLPHFSGWLHANAFDGTPLVRSGAAEDFWRALLDWCDANSGRALFLHIPLMDRDGPVFAGLKAVTADQGRAAAIVQEEDRASLNTELGSEAYYEESLSTKKRKELRRQHRRLAEVGELSFARETGEETLDDWIAAFLALEAAGWKGENGSSLAAAPATDTIFRETLTGAARAGALERLSLTLDGKPIAMLANFIVPPGAFSYKTAFDEEYARFSPGVLLQRENLALLDRADIAWTDSCAAPDHPMIDRIWRERRRMVRVSVAIGGKARRLLCRQILRRETGEDLKGL; this is encoded by the coding sequence TTGTCTGCCGACGCCCAAGTGCCCAATCCCTTCTTCACCGAATGGGGCCTTCGGCCTGCGCTGGACGCACTCGATCCGAAGAGCAGCGTGAAGCTCGCATCGCTCTTCAGCGGTCAACAACTGTCCGGGCTCATGCCGCTGGCCTTCAGGGGCGATTATTACGGCTATCCCCTGCCCCACTTCAGCGGTTGGCTGCATGCCAACGCTTTCGACGGAACCCCGCTCGTCAGGTCAGGCGCAGCCGAGGATTTCTGGCGAGCGCTGCTCGACTGGTGCGATGCCAATTCGGGCCGCGCACTCTTCCTGCACATACCGCTGATGGATCGCGACGGCCCGGTCTTCGCAGGATTGAAAGCCGTCACGGCAGACCAAGGGCGCGCAGCCGCAATCGTTCAGGAAGAGGACCGGGCCTCCCTGAACACGGAACTTGGATCGGAAGCCTACTACGAGGAATCCCTCAGCACGAAGAAGCGCAAGGAACTGCGTCGACAGCACCGGCGCCTGGCGGAAGTGGGCGAGCTCTCCTTCGCGCGCGAGACCGGGGAAGAGACGCTCGACGACTGGATCGCCGCATTCCTTGCATTGGAAGCAGCAGGCTGGAAGGGCGAGAACGGATCGAGCCTCGCCGCAGCGCCGGCGACCGACACGATATTCCGTGAAACGCTGACGGGCGCCGCGCGCGCAGGGGCGCTCGAACGGCTGAGCCTCACGCTGGACGGCAAGCCGATCGCTATGCTCGCCAATTTCATCGTTCCGCCCGGCGCTTTTTCCTACAAGACCGCCTTCGACGAAGAATATGCGAGATTTTCTCCCGGCGTCCTGCTGCAGCGCGAGAACCTCGCCCTGCTTGATCGCGCCGATATCGCCTGGACCGACAGCTGCGCCGCGCCCGATCATCCCATGATCGACCGCATTTGGCGCGAGCGACGGCGCATGGTCCGGGTCAGCGTTGCCATCGGCGGCAAGGCGCGACGCCTGCTCTGCCGCCAAATCCTGCGCCGCGAAACCGGCGAGGACCTGAAAGGACTATGA
- a CDS encoding transcriptional regulator, which translates to MQHLDGEPLHDEIAFDEDARALFARNYPEVPHRLTHGLSLRSEMQLDALAELAERLPENSIEYNRGDVPIGVDGKPGSTGRSIGETIRAIATSNSWAVLKNIEQDPEYAALLHALLGELAPQIEATTGELLTPQGFIFISSPNAVTPYHFDPEHNILLQLKGTKVMTQFPAGDARFAPDRVHESYHLGGARELVWDDAFLSDGREFPLGPGQAVYVPVMAPHFVRNGPGSSISLSITWRSNWSYDEAGARCFNAILRQAGMNPNPPHRWPGSNRWKRLGFRAWRKVFGPPSPS; encoded by the coding sequence ATGCAGCATCTGGACGGCGAGCCGCTTCATGACGAAATTGCCTTCGACGAAGACGCCCGCGCGCTGTTTGCTCGTAATTACCCGGAAGTGCCGCATAGGCTGACGCACGGCCTGTCCCTGCGAAGCGAGATGCAACTCGATGCGTTGGCAGAACTGGCCGAACGCCTTCCGGAAAACTCCATCGAGTACAACCGGGGCGACGTGCCGATCGGGGTGGACGGCAAACCGGGATCGACCGGGCGCTCAATCGGAGAAACGATTCGCGCCATCGCCACCAGCAACAGCTGGGCAGTCCTGAAGAACATCGAGCAGGATCCCGAATACGCGGCCCTGCTGCACGCGCTGCTGGGCGAACTCGCACCCCAGATCGAAGCGACGACCGGCGAACTTCTGACGCCGCAGGGCTTCATATTCATCTCCTCGCCGAACGCGGTCACGCCCTATCATTTCGACCCGGAGCATAACATCCTCCTGCAGTTGAAGGGGACGAAGGTCATGACCCAGTTCCCTGCGGGAGATGCGCGCTTCGCGCCCGATCGGGTGCACGAAAGCTATCACCTTGGCGGCGCGCGAGAGCTCGTGTGGGATGACGCATTCCTTTCCGACGGTCGCGAGTTTCCGCTGGGACCGGGGCAGGCCGTCTATGTTCCGGTCATGGCGCCTCATTTCGTGCGCAACGGGCCGGGAAGCTCGATCTCTCTCTCGATCACCTGGCGGTCGAACTGGTCCTATGACGAGGCGGGAGCCCGTTGCTTCAACGCGATCCTGAGGCAGGCCGGAATGAACCCGAATCCGCCGCATCGCTGGCCGGGGAGCAACCGGTGGAAGCGTCTCGGTTTTCGGGCCTGGCGCAAGGTCTTCGGTCCGCCTTCCCCGTCATGA